GTCGGTGTCGACCTTGCCGCCATCGACCAGCTTCTGCCACACCGAGGCGTTGAGCACACCGGCGTCGGCCTTGCCGGCCTGTACCCAGGCAGCGGTGGCGTCGTGGGCGCCGGAATAGGCCACGCGGCTGAAGAAGTCTTCCGGCTTGATGCCGTCCTGCAGCATGAAGTAGCGCGGCATCAGGCTGCCGGAGGTGGAGGACACCGAGCCGAAGGCGAAAGTCTTGCCTTGCAGATCCTGCAGCGATTTCACCGCCGGGTCGGAGGTGATGAACTTGCTGGTGAACTCGGCGTCCTGCTCGCGCTGCACCAGCGGCACGGCATTGCCGGTCTTCAGGCGTGCCTGGACGAAGGTGAAGCCGCCGAGCCAGGCCATGTCGATACGATCGGCAGCCAGGGCTTCGACCACGGCGGAGTAGTCGGCCACCGGCACGAACTCCACCTTCATGCCCAGTTCCTGCTCCAGGTAGGCTCCCAGCGGCTTGAACTTGCGCAGCAGCTCGGTGGGGGCTTCGTCAGGGATGGCCGAGACCTTGAGGACGTCGGCAGCTTGCGCGAATACAGCAGATACGGACAGGGCGATACCGGCGGCGAGCGCCAGGGTGTTCTTGAACATGTCGGATTCTCCGGTTCAATAGCGGTGAAGGCGCGCGGAGTATAGTGGCCCGACGCTGCCGATGCAGCCTCGGCAGCACGCAACTGACGCCGGGGTTAAGATGCGCGCTGGATACGAACTGCCTGGAGTTGATCGATGACCGCAACGCTTCCCGCCCTGGCCTTCGCCGGGATTGGTTTGATGGGCCTGCCGATGACCCGCCGCCTGCTCGCAGCAGGCTACCCGTTGACCCTGTGGAACCGCACGCCGGACAAGTGTGCGCCGCTGTTGGCGCAGGGCGCGCATCGCGTGGAGAACCCTGCCGAACTGTGTCGCGATGCCAATGTGGTGATGCTCTGCCTGGCCAATACCGAGGTGGTGCGTGAGGTGGTGTTCGGCCCGGGCGGGATCGTCGAGGGTGCGCGGCCGGGGCAGTTGCTGGTGGACTTTTCCAGCCTGGAGCCGGCGGCCACCCGTGAGATGGCCGCCGAGTTGGAGTCACGTACTGGCATGCGCTGGGTGGATGCGCCGGTTTCCGGTGGTACGCCGGGTGCCGAGGCCGGCACGCTGGCGATCATGGCTGGCGGCCGGGAAGAGGACGTGGAGCGTGTGCGCCCGGTGCTGGCGCATCTGGGCCAGCGCCTGACGCGCATGGGCGAGGTGGGCGCCGGGCAGGTGACCAAGGTGTGCAACCAGATGTTCGTGGCCTGCAACGCGCTGGTGATCGCCGAAGTGGTGGCGCTGGCCGAGCGCTCCGGCGTCGACGCCAGCTTGATCGCCCCGGCGCTGGCCGGCGGTTTCGCCGATTCCAAGCCGCTGCAGATTCTCGCGCCGCAGATGGCCGCCAGCCAGTTCGAGCCGATCAAGTGGCACGTGCGCACGCTGCTCAAGGACCTCGATACGGCAGTGAAGCTGTCGCGCGAGCAGGGCAGCGCCACGCCCATGAGCGGCCTGGCCGCGCAGCTGATGCGCCTGCACGGCAGCCAGGGCAACCTGGAACGCGACCCTGCCACCCTGGTGGAAATGCTGCGGGAGCAATGCCCATGAAGATCGCGGCCAACCTGTCCATGCTGTTTACCGAGTTGCCGCTGCGCGAGCGCGTGCTGGCGGCGATGACGGCGGGTTTCGATGGCGTGGAAATTCAGTTCCCCTATGAGTTGCCAGCGGTAGCCCTGAAAGAAGTGCTGGAGTTGACCGCTTTGCCGCTGGTGCTGATCAATGTGCCGGTAGGCGATCTGATGAACGGCGGCCCCGGCCTGGCCAGCGTGCCGGCGCGCCAGGCCGAGTTCGACGCCGCCCTGCAGGAGGCGCTGACCTACGCCGCCATGGCGCGCCCGGCCTGCATCAATGTGCTGCCCGGCCGCCTGGCCGAAGGCGTGAGCCGCGAGCAGGCGCTGGATTGCCTGGCCGCCAACCTGCGCAAGAGCGCCGAGGCCTTCGCGACGTTGGGCATCCGCGTGTTGGTGGAGGCGATCAACCCGATCGACATGCCGGGCTTTCTGATCAATACGCCGGAGGATCTGGATGCGCTGCTGCGCGCAGTGGATCACCCGAATCTGGCCGCGCAGTACGACCTCTACCACATGGCCCGTCAGGGATTGGACGTGGCTGCCGGCCTGCGCCTGCTGGCCGGACGCATTGGCCATGTGCAGTTCGCCGATGTGCCGGGGCGTGGCGCACCAGGCAGCGGCGAGCTGGTTTTCGCGCCGTTGCTGGGCATCCTGCGCGATAGCGGTTATGGCGGCTGGCTGGGCGCCGAATACAGGCCTGGAGAGGAGGGCACGCTGGCCAGCCTAGGCTGGTTGGCGCAGTGGCAGCAGCGCACCTGATTCATTCGTGCAGGGGCGGGCATGCTTATGCCCGCCCTGCCTGCCGGCGCTGTGCCGGGCTCTTGCCCACGCGGGGCGGCTACTTTCCGTAGTCGTTGAGCGAGATAACCCGCGTCTTGCCGATACGGTGGCGGTAGATTTCGCGCAGGTACTTGATCGCTTGCTTGACGCTTTCGCGCGACAGACGGATGTCGTTGATCGACACGAATTTCTCCGTGTCGTGGATCAGCTCGCGGTACTTCTTCTCGTACATCGGCTTGATCGCGTACCAGTTGGTGTCGAGGATCTTCGCCGGGTCTTCGTATTCATTGAGCATGGCGTCGAGTTGTGCCTCGTTGAAGCGCTCGGAGACGATGAATTCGAGCATGGCGTCATCCAGGCTTTCGTCGAAGCGGTACTGGTCGCGGGCGAAGCAGCGTTTGATGTAGGCGACGATCAGGGTCAGGAAATCATCCGACAGGCACGGGCTCTTGACGATCAGGGTGGTCAGCGAGAGGTTGGCCGAAGCGCCAATCACCAGCGCGTAGCGTTTCAGCGTGGTGTTGGGGAACAGGTTGTTGAGGTGGGTCTTGAGGCGGTTCAGATCCATGTAGGACAGCTTGTAGTCCTTGGGCAGCGAGACGATGGAAACCACCGATGAGCAGTTCTTGAAGAAATGCAGTTCGCTCAGCTCCGTAGCATCGTAGCCACTGGATTTGTACTGTTCCAGCGCCTGGCGATAGCGCTTGGATTCTATCGGCAGCAGGCTGATGCCTTCGATGGCCTGGGTGACCTTGTTGAAATGCGGCAGGTCGATGGAGCGGAAGAACAGGTCGTCGATGTTCAGCCGTGGTTGGCTCTGCTCCTTGTCCAGCACACGGAATTTCTCCGAAAGCTGGGCCTGCTGGTCGGGCACCACGGATTCGGCATAGGCCACGGCCACCGGGCCGGCCAGGCTCATGAACAGGTCGTTGGCGTCGAGGCGGATCGTCTCGCCGATGTCGATGCCGGCGCGGCGGAAGTAATTCTGGTCGTAGTCGCTGGTCACCGCCTGGGCGGTGAGGATGTTGAAGATCTGCTGCGAGATGTACTGGTTGGCGTGGCGCTCCATGGCGGTCACGTCGATGTTGTGGATGCTGCCGTCACCGCTTTCCTCGGCGTAGCGCATGATGTCGTTGGAGATCAGCATCATCGCGTTCCAGGGACGGATGCGGCGCATCACGCTTTCGGCGCTGTTCTGCTCGTTGTCGAAGTTGTAGGAGAAGTCCCATTCCTCGGCCAGGTACTTGCACAGCAGGCGCCCGGCGTTGATGTGCAGCGCCTCGGACATCTCGCTGCGCTGGTCGGAGATGTTCGGCAGAATGCAGATGCCGCTGGTGAAGATCGGCTCGAAGACGAAACCTCCACGCTCGGCTTCGCCATCCTCCGGCGTCTTGTCGTCGAAGGTCTTGCTCATGTAGGCGAACTGCTGCGCCAGGCCGAATTCGGAGGCCATGCCCGAGCCGGTGCCGCCACCGGCACTGAAGATATAGAAGTACAGGCGTGACTGGTTGGCCTTGATGCCGCAGGAGTCGATCAGGTAGCTATGGATGAACTTCCAGTCTTCGTTGGAGAAGCGTTGGGTGTCCTTGTTGAGGATGATCTTGGCCAGGTACTGACCGAGAATCGGCGCATTGCCGGCGCCACCGGCATGCACCTCGGACAGGTCCATGATCTTCATCTTGCTGTAGTCGTCGAGAAAACCGCTCGTCTCGCCCTTGCGCGAGAAGCGGATGCGCCCGGCGATGTCCTTGTCCAGGTCGCCGAGCATCACCAGTGGCTCGATCAGGAATACCGGTTTGCTGCGCTTGCTCGGGGTGCGTAGCAGATTGCTGCGTATCCAGCGGCTGGGGCGCGAGGTTTGCTCGATGGCAGCGGTGGCTTCGCTGTGAAACTCTTCCAGGTAGAACTGGCGTGCGTTGTAGACCAGCGAGGCGACGTCCAGAGCGATGTTCGAGCCGCAGCGGCCGAGGCCGATCAGGCACACCGAAGGGAATTGCTGGATGTGGCTCGATTCGCCTTCGTCCAGTGGATCGCTGAGCGGGAACACCATATTGCGCAAGCCATCGAGGTTATCGAGGATGCGTTCGATATCGCGCTCGGTGAAGTACAGATACTGCTCGCCGCTTTCGCTCAATACCGGCAGCGCGGGCGGCGCCAGCAGGTTGTCGGCGATATCTGCCAGGGTTGCTTCCTTTGCAGTTGCTGCGGCGTTTTTTCTAGTTTTCATGTGCGACAGTCCGGCGAGTCAGTGGGTATTGGCCACTGGCCATAAGATGGCCAATACCACTGGTTCTAGCACGGAATGATGCAAATTGCCTTGTTTTGTGGCTGTCCGACGGCAATTGCTCGAAGGTACCAGAGCCAATGGATTGAGTGACGTTCTCGGCTTGCCTCGGCTTTGCTCGTTGAGGCCTGCTGGTTGCGTGATGGCGAAGGTGAGCGGCAGACGATCAGGGCACCAGGAGGATCTTGCCGTCGCGCTCGCCGCTGGCCGCCGCGGCGACAGCGTCCTTGATGTGTGCCAGGTCATAGGTGGCCGCAACACGGGTCTTGAGCTTGCCACTGGCGATCAGTTGCACCAGCTCGCCGAACACCTTCATCTGTTGCGCCGGGCTGGCCTGCTGGAACCACTTGGCCAGCCAGAAGCCGCGCAGGGTCACGTCACGGAACACGAAGGAGGCCGGCGACACCTGGCAGGCCTGGCCGCTCATCATGCCGTAGTTCACCAGTACACCGCCGTTGGCCAGTACAGCCGCCAGGTTGTCGGTACTGACGCCGCCGACCGCATCGATACCCAGGCGCACTTCGGCGCCGCCAATGGCTGCACGCACGCGCTTGGCCAGATCCGGGCCGTCCACCAGCACCACGTCGCCACCTTCGGCTTCAACTGCAGCGACAGCCGACTCGCGGCGTACCACGTTGATGGTCTTGAAACCGCGCAGCTTGGCCAGTTGGATCAGGTAGCTGCCAACGCCTGAGTTGGCGGCGTTCTGGATCACCCAGTCGCCCGGCTTGAGGTCGACGAATTCACTGAGCAGCAGCGAAGCGGTCGGCGGGTTGACGGTGAGCATGGCCAACTGTTGTGGATCGGCGTCCGGCAGCGGGATGAGCTTGTCTGCCGGCGCGTTCATGGCGCTTACCCAGGTGCCGCAGCCGACTGGCAGTAGCACGGTTTGGCCGACCTTGAAGTTGCCGACACCTTCGCCGAGTGCCTCGACCTTGCCGACACCTTCATTGCCACCCACCGCCGGTAGCGGTGGCAGCATGCCGTAGGCGCCGGTCAGGGTCAGCACGTCGGAGGGGTTGATCGGCGCAGCCAGAACCTTGACCCGTACCTGTCCGGCGGCAGGCTCGGGCAGGTGCAGGGGCACTGCGCTGATCACGTCCTGTGGCACCGGGCCACGTTGCTGATATTCGGCTTTGAGCATGCTCTGATCTCCTGAAGTCGGGCGCAAAATGCGTGCAGCCAGTCTAGCCGCGATAGGGCAAAGCGGAATGAATCGACCGGCATCCACTCTGGTGATGAAGGCGTACAGGCGTCTATGCTCTGCTGGGTTCGATAATGGAGTAAACAATGGTCAGATGGTGGCTGGGATGCATGGTGGCATGCTTGAGCGCGACCGCAGTGGCAGAGGTGCTGCATGTCGGTTTCGGTACGCACAAGCCACCTTATGTGTTCGAGGGCGAACCGCGTGGCCTGGAATACGACATCGTCGAGCGCGCTGCGCGTAATGCCGGTTTCGCCGTGACTGCCTATTACGCCCCACTGGAACGGCTGCACCTGATGTTGCGGCGTGGCGACATCGATGCGATTGCCACCACCCATGAGCGCAGCGGGGTAGAGGCCTTTTACTCCGACGTCTATATCCACTACCACAATGCGGTCGTGGCACTGGCCGGGCGTGGCTATCGCATCGAGCGTGTCGCCGACCTTGGCCAGTACTCCGTGAGTGCTTTCCAGCGTGCCCGTTTCCTGCTCGGCCCGGAGTTCGAGCAGATGGCCATGAACAATCCGCGTTATCGCGAAGAGGCGTTGCAGATCAACCGTAACCGCCTGCTGTATAGCGGGCGCATCGATTTGGTGGTGGGTGACAAGAGGATCATTCAATACCTCAATCGTGATGTGGACGATCAGGTCGACGTCAGCCAGCCGCTGGCCTGGTTCGAACTCTTTGCACCAACGTCTTACCGCGTAGGCTTTCGGCGCGACGACCAGCGTCAGCGTTTCGATGAAGGGCTGCGCATGCTCAGAGAAAGTGGCGAGTACCAGCGTATCCAACAGCGTTATCGCTCAGACTGAAACCTGAGGAAACTGTTGCAGGGCTGTCAGCGCCCGGCCGTTATTGCACCATGGCGGCTTGTCTGATCCATGGAGATGCCACGATGCCGCGCCTGAAACCTCTCGCAGCCCTTGGTCTGATCGCCCTGTTCGGTTATCAGCACAGCTTCGCCGAAGACCGCCAGTTGACCTCCGAGTTGGGGCCGGTGACTCTGCAAACCATCGCCGACGGGCTGACCAGCCCCTGGGCCGTGGCCTTTTTGCCGGATGCTCAGGGCTATCTGGTGACCGAGCGCCCGGGCACGTTGCGCCGGGTGAGTGCCGATGGCCAGGTCTCCGCGCCAATAAGCGGCGTGCCTGAGGTTTTCGCCGTGGGGCAGGGCGGCCTGCTCGATATCGCGCTGTCGCCGGATTTCGCCGAGGATCGTCTGGTCTATCTGTCCTACTCCGAAGAGGGCGACGGCGGCGCCGGGACGGCAGTCGGGCGCGGCAAACTGTCGGCCGATACCACGGCGCTGGAGGATTTCGAGGTGATCTTCCGTCAGCAGCCCAAGTTGTCCAGTGGTACGCACTTCGGTTCGCGCCTGGTGTTCGACCGCGAGGGCCACCTGTTCATCGCCCTGGGCGACAACAACAACCGACCCACAGCGCAGGATCTCGACAAGCTACAGGGCAAGGTGGTGCGCATCTTCCCGGACGGGCGCATCCCCGAGGACAATCCCTTTATCAGCCGCGACGGTGCGCGCGAGGAAATCTGGTCCTACGGCCATCGCAACCAGCAGGGTGCGGCGCTCAATCCCTGGAGCGGCCGTTTGTGGACTCACGAGCATGGCCCTCGCGGTGGCGATGAAATCAACATTCCCGAAGCCGGCAAGAACTATGGCTGGCCGCTGGCCACGCATGGCGTCAACTACTCGATGCTGGCCATCCCCGAGGCCAAGGGTAAAACGCTCGAAGGCACCGAGGCGCCTTATCACGTCTGGGAGAGGTCACCGGCCATCAGCGGCATGGCGTTCTATGATGGCGAGCGTTTCCCGGCCTGGCAGCACAACCTGTTCATTGGCGCGCTGGCCGGCCAGGCGCTGATTCGCCTGCAGCTCGATGGCGACAAGATCGTGCATGAGGAGCGTTTGCTGGAATCACTCCGGGCGCGCATCCGCGATGTGCGGCAAGGGCCGGACGGTTATCTTTACGTGCTGACGGAGACGCCGAAAGGGCAGTTGCTGCGTCTGGGGCTGAGCAGCGAATAACATCTGAGGGGGCCGGGTGCGCATGGCGCACCCGCAACGATCACTTCTTGCTGATGGTGATCTGGCGAGTGCCGCCGTAAGTCTGGCCGCTGACGCCCTTGGCGATTTGCTGGATCTCACCGCCGCTCTGCAGGAAGGCTGCAATCTGCGCCTCGATGGACTCGCGGGTTTCCACGGCAGGAGCGGGCTTGCTGGCTTTGCTGGAGGAGGACTTCACGCGCAGGGTGGCCATGACCATGATCTCTTTCATATGGGCGGCCGGACATTATGCCTCAAACAGGCCCGCTCTGCTTGGCTAATCGCGCTGTCATCAGTGATCTGGCCGCATGCCGAGGTCTTTTCGCAGCCATTTAACCCTGGTTTCCCAGATACTTAAGGCATTTTCCGACCGGTCGTCGATTCACCCGTCAGCCGGCCCGGTGGCCTCTGAACTCGGGTAGAATGGCCGGCTGTTTTGGCGAGGTGAAACACGATGGCCGTTATTGGACGGATGAATTCTTTGCAGGTGGTCAAACACACCGACTTCGGTCTGTACCTGGACGGTGGTGCCGACGGTGAAATCCTTCTGCCCAAGCGCTACATCCCCAAGGATACGCCGAGTGAGGTCGAGGACTGGCTCAATGTGTTCATCTACCTCGACAGCGAAGACAAGCTGATCGCCACTACGCTCAAGCCGAAGATCCAGCTCGGCGAGTTCGCCAGCCTCAAGGTGGTGGATATCAACCGCGTTGGCCTGTTCTTCGACTGGGGCCTGCCCAAGGATCTGTTGCTGCCGCACTCCGAAGAGAAGCGACCGCTGCAGATCGGTGATTACTGCGTGGTCTACCTCTATCTGGATAAACGCACCCGCCGCCTGACGGCCACCGCGCGCCTGGATCGCCACCTGGACAAGGTGCCGGCCAACTACCAGGTCGGTCAGGAGGTCGATCTGCTGGTGGTCGAGCGTACCGACCTCGGTTTCAAGGCCATCATCGATGGCAAGCACTGGGGCCTGATCCACAAGAACGAGCTGTTCAAGTTCATCCGCAGCGGCATGCGTGAGAAGGGCTACATCAAAGAGCTGCGCGCCGACGGCAAGATCAGCCTGAGCCTGCAGCCTATCGGCCACGAGGCCGCCAGCGGCCTGGCCGAGCAGATCATCGAACGCCTGCGCGCCCACGGCGGCGTACTGGCCCTGGGCGACAAGAGCCCGCCCGAGCTGGTCGCCGAGCATTTCCGGGTCAGCAAGGGCAACTTCAAGAAAGCCATCGGCGGCCTCTACAAGCAGGGGTTGATCCGCATTCACGACGACCGCATCGAGCTGCTCGGCGACTGACGCCGCAGCGACTTGAGCGCGAGCGCGGTAACTCGCATAATGCCGGCGTTTTCCGCCGGTGTAGCTCAGTCGGTAGAGCAGCGCACTCGTAACGCGAAGGTCGCAGGTTCGATTCCTGTCTCCGGCACCATGCATATCAAAGGGTCAGCTTCGGCTGACCCTTTGTCGTTTCTGTTCCGAACATTCTTTCGCAGTGTTGTCGAAGCAGGTGTAATGATCCCTGATCATGACCCAGATGGGAGTCGCTCATGTTCGTTCGCTCGCTCGTGTTGTTTCTGGCCACGGCATTGGCCGCTGCGGCCTTCGCCGATCAGCCGCAGACCATTCGCGTCATTCCCAAGCCGTACGTCAGCCCTGGCGCCAGTGGCAGCGTTTCGGGGTCGTCGAGCTACCAGCAGCACAACCTTTATGGCGGACAGCGTCTACCGCAGGGTACTGTGCGTCAGGAGAGCCGCTATGGCAGCCAGTCTGTCGAGTCGCGCGGTGGGATTCGGCAGAGCATCGAGTATCCGGGCGGGTTGATCATCGAGCGTCAGCCAGGCAGTGGCAGTTATCAGCAACAACGCAGCCGCTGAGACCTCATGACGCAGCGCCAGCCTGGTTCAGGCTGGCGGCGATCACGGCGCGGTTACGTCCTTCGCTTTTGGCTCGGTAGAGGCATTCATCGGCGCGCTGCAGCCAGCTTTCCCAATGTTCGCCGCTATGCAGAATGGCGCCGCCGATGGAGACGGTGACCGCGCCGCCCGGGCTCTGCAGTTCACTGGCGACCCTGTCCAGCAGATGCCGCGCGGCCGTGCGCAGGCCCTCTGTGTCGGTGTTGGGCAGCAAAAGCAGAAATTCTTCACCACCGAAGCGAAACAGGCGGTCTTCCTTGCGCGAGCAGCGCATGATCAGTTCGACGAAGGCCACCAGTACCTGGTCGCCGATATGATGGCCAAAGCGGTCGTTGATCTGTTTGAAGTGATCCAGGTCCATCACCAGCAATCCGTAGCTGTCGCTGTGGCGGCGGTGGCTGGCCATGGCGATCTTCAGTTCTTCGTTCATGGCCCTGCGGTTGCGGGCGCCGGTGAGCGGATCATGCAGAACCATCTCCTGCAGACGGTCGCGCTGGTTGCGCGTGCGAAAGGCGAAAATGAAGCTGAGCACGCTTGCCATCGAGCAGGTGACCAGGAACGACACCATCTGGTAATGGCTTTCGAACACGCTGCCGGGTATCAGCAAAGCATGGCTGGTCAGGCTGCCCAGAACCAGCGAGCTGGCGAGCAAGGCCTTGCCAGGGGTGACCATGAAGAAGTTGAACAGGATCAGCGGATAGATCCAGAACAGGCCATTGACCCCCAGATTGATGACGATCAGCGTGGCGGCGATAGAGAACACGGCTGCCAGGAAAATGCCAGGCTTGACCGTATCCCGGGTGAGCCAGGCATAGCGCACGGCAAAGAGCGTGGACAGGACGATGATGCTGTCGGCGATGCCGACCAGGTAATTGCCTTCCAACAGACGGTAGACGGCATAGGGGGAAATGCCGATGACGCCGAACAGGCCCATCAGGGTGATGATCGACAGCTGGAAGTCATTGCGCAGGCGCTTGAGCAGGCGAGCGGTCTGGGTCGGCATGGCATTACTTTTCGTTGTTGTGACGCAAGCATGCAGAGCTTGGACTGCTAATGGCAAGCGCATTCTTGAGCAAATGGCCAGTATTTGTCGTGCTGTCTGAATGCTCAGTGCGCGCGCAGTGTCAACAGGTTTTTTGTGCGTTGATAGCGAGCCAGGCGTTGTTGCAATTCAACGGGTAACTGCGTGCAGGGATGAAAGCCCTGGCGTTGATAGAAGACGCTGAGATCGGGATGACAGAACAGCCATATCGGCTGCGGATGGCTCTTCAGACTGTGTGCCAGCAGGGCGTTGGCCAGCCCCTGGCGGCGCTGCGCCGGGGCCACGAAAAGGCCGGTGAGCCACTGCCCGTCAGCGACCGGGCGCAGGCACAATGCGGCGACGATTGTGCTGCCTTGCTGGGCGACCCAGAGTTCATCGCCGGCCTGGCTGCGCATGGACGAGCGATGCTCGCGGTAGAACTTGTCCACCAGGGGGCGCAAAGCACTGGGCAGTTGGCGGTAGGCAGGCATACTCAGGGGCATGCAGGGCACGCGGTCAGCGTGCCCTGAGTTTTTCCGCTATTGCAGATGGCGCTTCAGCTCGGCGATATGCTCCGGGCCGATGCCGCAGCAGCCACCGAGCATGCTGGCGCCACGCTGGCGCCAATCCCTGGCCCAGGCCAGATAGCCGGGTGGATCGAGATCTTCGCGCAGCTCATCCAGGCCATCGTTGGCTTTGGCGTCCTTGGGTTGCGGCGGGAAGGCATTGGCATAGGCGCCGAGGGTGGCGTCCACGCCCAGGCGGGCGAAGGTGTCGTGTGCCACGTCGATGGCCGCACCGATGACTTCCGGCTGGCTGCAGTTGAACAGCAGGTGCTGCACGCCGAGGCTGGCCATGGCTTCTACGGCTTCGCTCAGCGGCTCGCCGGAGCGTAGGCGCGGCGTATCGTCGACGCCATCATCCTGCAGGGTGAAAGACACCCAGAACGGCTTGCCGTCCTGCGGCAGCAGCGCATGGGTGGCGCGCACCTCGGCGATCGAGCTCTGCGTCTCGGCCAGCCACAGGTCGACATGCGGGGCCAGGCCTTGCAGCAGCGGTGTGAGGATTTCACTGACGCGCTGCGGTTGGAACAGATCCGGCCGGTAGGAGCCGAACAGCGGCGGCAGCGAACCGGCTACGCGAACCGGATGAGCGCTGGCATCGGCTGCCTGGCGAGCCAGGCGACCAGCGGTGTCAGCCAGGCGTTGGCCTTCGGCCGCGAAGCGCTGTTCACCGATATGAAAAGGCACCACGGCATAGCTGTTACTGGTGATGACCTGTGCACCAGCCTCGATGAACGCCGTATGAGCAGCAATCACGGCCTCCGGTGCTTCGGTCAGTGCCAGGGCCGACCATTCCGGCTGGCGAAAGGGCGCGCCACGGCGCTGCAGTTCCCGGCCCATGCCGCCGTCGAGAATAACCAAAGGCTTGTCGTGCATATGCGTTCCGCTTATATCAATATGAATAGAATTCACTTCTTGGATGCCGTTTATAACTATTTAATACGCCATCCTTTCGTCTCTCTATTGTTCAGGTATTTCAATGCGTTTGCCAACCTTGCTCGGCGCCAGCCTGCTTGCCGCCACCTTCACCACTCAAGCCTTCGCGGGTGCCATTCTCGATCGTGTGCAGTCGAAGCAGGAAATGGTCAACGTCCTGATGGAGAGCTACCCGCCGTTCTCCTTCCTCAATGAGCAGAATCAGCTCGATGGCTTCGATGTCGACGTGGCCAAGGCCGTAGCCGAAAAGCTTGGGGTCAAGGTGCGTTTCGAGACGCCGTCCTGGGACGTGATCGCGGCGGGTCGCTGGAATGGCCGTTACGACATCTGCATCTGCTCGATGACGCCGAGCAA
This region of Pseudomonas wenzhouensis genomic DNA includes:
- a CDS encoding homocysteine S-methyltransferase family protein, whose amino-acid sequence is MHDKPLVILDGGMGRELQRRGAPFRQPEWSALALTEAPEAVIAAHTAFIEAGAQVITSNSYAVVPFHIGEQRFAAEGQRLADTAGRLARQAADASAHPVRVAGSLPPLFGSYRPDLFQPQRVSEILTPLLQGLAPHVDLWLAETQSSIAEVRATHALLPQDGKPFWVSFTLQDDGVDDTPRLRSGEPLSEAVEAMASLGVQHLLFNCSQPEVIGAAIDVAHDTFARLGVDATLGAYANAFPPQPKDAKANDGLDELREDLDPPGYLAWARDWRQRGASMLGGCCGIGPEHIAELKRHLQ